Part of the Natrinema salinisoli genome is shown below.
GGCGTGACGGTTCAGATAGTTCCAGACGAAGAGTGGACACACGGGGAGGCGAAGGGTATCTGTGAGCAATTGAGTCTTTTTGACGTACAGCCGCTTGTCGAGGTTCGTGATCGAGAAAACAAAGCCGATATCGCACGGACGCTGGTCCACGAGTACGCGCACGCCCTGCTCCACTTCGACATCGACGACGACGACACTGAGCGGTCGAAACGCGAAGTCGAGGCCGAGGCCGTCGCGTACGTCGTCGGCCGGTACTGCGGGCTCGACACCAGTGGGTCGGCGTTCTACCTGGCCGCATGGGAGTCAGACGATCCGGAGGTTGTTCGAAACCGGCTCGACCGGATCAGTCGAACGGCAGAGGAGATCATCGATATCGTTGACGAGGTGATGGAGGATGAGTGATCGAAATCTACTCCTCGAGATCGTCACTGCGCTCGAAGAACAGGGACTCGGTCGTGACGAGTACCAACTGCAACGAGTGGTCGATGTCGAAGCGCTCGAGCAACTCGTCAACTCAGCACGTGCTGATCTCGAAGTCAAATTCTCGGTTGGTGAGTTCCGTCTCTGCGTGACGCAGTCCGATGTGCAGGTTCTTGAAAGCCCATAGTAGGAGAATCTAGCTGGTTCTCCTATCGTATCGCGCTCGAGGAGCCGCCGGTCTCGACAGTCACCGCTCGAGGAGGCTATGGGCGAACAGACACAGTTAGGGGAGGAAGAAAAACGGTTGCTACCGTTGTGTCCATACTGTGGAAAGTAGTGATTCCGGTATACACACAGTCCGATAGAACATAACGCATCACCGTATGGCTGTCGAGTGGCGTCGCCAGACCTCTGGGGATACTCTGCCATCGATGCGATTGCGACTACCGATGCTACATATTTTAGACCGGCGCGATCAACGCGATTTTGAACCGCATTCAGGGAATTAGTTTTCCGGCATCGTCACTCGAAGTTCGCCGTCAACCTCGTAAAAGTAGCCTCGCTCGATCAGCCGGGAGAGTGCATGAGTCGCGTCCTCGGATTCGAGAGCTACGTCATCAATACTGCAAAGAACCTCGATCGCTTGCTCTCGAGGGATCGACTGCACATCTTCTGCTTCAGCCGAATTGAAACTGTGAGTACAAAGGACATCGTATGCGTCCAAAATCCACTCTGGAAGCGGCGGTCGTGGATCAGAGAGATCCCTCATCTCGACTGTGTACGCTACTCTTTGCTATCGACTTGGTTAAGCGTATTCCTCAGCGAGGTACAGGACTGACGCCGTGAGATACCAATCGGTCTCGGAATACTACTTCGCACAAACGGAAACTACGATCCTACTCAGAATTGTCTTTCCACAACCGATTCCAGGACTTGAACGTTGTTTTTTCGCGCCTGATGGGTGAGGCGCGACGACATGTGCCTCGAGAGTACCCATGAGTACAGATCGACCGATTCACTGCGAGCAGCAGCAGGATTACTACCACGATCGCGGCGACACCACTGACCGAGAGCAGCGGTATCCCGGTGATGTCGCTCGACTGAACGAGCACGAGCTCATCGCAATCGACGAGTGGCTACCAGGCAGGGAACCAACCCCATACGAGATCGATCTCACCAACGGCTACGAGTACCGGACACGCTACTGGCGCTGCCGAAACTGTGGTCAAGAACGAAATCGTCGCGAGGAGTTCAGCAATCAGTGTGAGACACCAGCACCACCGACTCCACTCGAGGCTGGCGGCTACTCGATCGACGAGCCACGAACACGTCGTGCTCTGAACGAGGATATGGACGTCCGCTTCGCTATGGTGGGTTCTCTCTATGAGGTTGTTAGCGACAGTGGAAATACCTACGAAGTCGACAGCGAGAGCGAGACGTGTACCTGTCCGGACTTTGAGCAGCGCCAGCCAGACGATGGCTGTAAGCATCTTCGGCGTGTCGACCTCGAAATCCGTACCGGACTAGTTCCCGCACCAGATGGGACATTCAGTCACTGACTCAGGTAATGTAGTCGTCACTCAAGACTATTTGTAGCCCCGAACGGGTGGTCGAGTGTTAGATCGTCAGAGTATGTTCGTTGGATCGTCACAGTGTGATCGCAAAGGGTCTGAAATGTCGCTCAACGCGCGACTGGGAACCCGCCACGGTGAGTAGGGAGCAGTCACAAGATCATAGTTGGCGACCTTGTGATACAACCGATCGATCTGTTTCGATTGTTTAAATGACACGATGCATAGTGTGTTGGATTATTAGATAATAAGTCGGTATACCGGTCGTTACGGACACTAACCTCTATATGGTTGATCAAGGCTCGCTCAATGTTTCAAGTGACGAGTTTTCCCAGAATGGTATGTAGTATCGACAGACAACCGGCCGCCATCACTTAGTATCATCAGTTCAGTTAACATATTGGCGGATATCGAAGTTTCCAGTAACGAGAATAGGAGACACATTCAGCATCTAATCATGTCACAAGACATCACGCCACGAGTACTCCAATTGTTCAAGATCAAACTTAAGAATCATCCGGATATCTCTGCAGAGACAGTAGAAGGATTGCTTCAAGAGCAGGGGAAGAATGACTTCGGTGACGATGACGAACTCCTGGATACCGTCGTCGAAATGATAGAGGACGACGAATGACTATCCAGCTCGAGTCGCTCACCATCCGTGCGTTCCGCGGAGTTCGCGAGGAAGAACAATTCGAATTCAACGGCAAAAACGCCGTTATCGCAGGACCAAACGGATCCGGCAAGAGTACGGTCCTCCAAGCGATCGAGTTCCTACTTACTGGACAGATTGCTGCGCTCAGAGGGTCCGGTACTGGCGGAATCAAAACGACCGAACATATTCCGAATCAATACGCTAATCCCGACGAAACAGCCGTCGAAGGGACGTTCACTGTCGAAGGTGAAGACTCGTTTCGAATCGTCCGGGAATTCACGAACCGCTCACAGATGCAGGCCGAAGATCGCCCAGAAGCATTTACCGAACTTGTCACAGCAGCGAATCAGGGCCTCTTGAATCTCTCTCGTGATGAACTGCTGGAACTTGTTATCACGACTCCAGGTGACCGGAAAGATCAGATATACCATCTGATGAACACCGAAGGACTCGACGAGCGACGTCGACAACTCAAGCGGTTGGCGAAAAATGCAGATCGTCAGGCATCAACGAACAAAACGCGCTATGAAGATAACCTCCAACAGATCCAGAAAATCGTTGGCGATGGAGTCGTGACGTCCATCGACGACGATTCGGAACTCCGACCGGCAGCGCTCTGTGAAGCCGTGAACGTCCGGCGAGAGCGCGTCGGCGGTGATCCAATCGAGAGCATCGACGCGGTCGAGTCGTTCGAGGAAGGATTGACATCACCACTCGATCAGGCATCGAATCCGCTGCAGCGCGACGACGTCCGTCGACAACTGACTCAACTCGAGGATTGGGTCGACGATGGGCAGACGGAGGTAGCAGAAGCATTGGACAACATTCGACAGGAAATTCGTGCACTGAGTGCAGACGAGGACGCACTCACTGCCCTCGCAGAGCGCTCACTTGTCGACCAGGGCCGCAAGCTCGTCGATACGACTACGCGTGAGTGTCCGCTCTGTGAGCAACCGTGGGACAAAGGAGAGTTGCAAGCGCACCTCGAGAACCGAGCCGATCGACTTGAGCGTATTGAGGGGCGTATCGAGACAATCGACGAATTGGCCGAGAACGCAGATCGGAAACTGAATTCGATCACAGGAACGATCGACCGATTGGTCGAAGCACTCTCGACGGATGAGGTCGATATCGATCTTCGACCATTGGCGCAGTACCAAGAGCAACTCGAAGCAATCGTACAGGCTGTCGATACCGATCTCACAGACGATCCGAAAGCAGTGGATCTTGACAATCTGTCTCTTCCGAAGGCCGACCAGACTAACGTTCCCGAAACCCTCACTGAGCTCCGTGATACGGCAGCTGCGCTCCCGGAACGATCGACGATAGAAACCATGTGGGGCGAACTGCAGACGCTAGATAAGACACACAAACGGCTACAGACAGCTTCCATAGAACAGACGCGATATGCACGAGCAGCGAACGGGTTCGAAATCGCTCACGAAGAGTTCCTCAAGGCACGGGATGACGTCCTCAGTGATATCTTTGAAACGATTAGTGACCGGTTCGCGAGCTTTTACCAAGCGGTGAATCCCGACGAAAGCGCGTTCAATCCAACGATCGGACAGACGGATACCGGGGTCGAATTCTCTGTGGAGTTCTTCGATACGGGCGACCACCCGCCGAATGCGCTGCATAGCGAAGGCCATCAGGACCTCATGGGCGTCTGTCTCTTCCTGGCATTAGCATCCGAGCTCTCTCCACTCGAGCGGACACCAGTATTGCTAGATGACGTTGTGATGTCGGTCGACGAAGGGCACCGAGAACAATTTGCAAAGGTGCTCCAAGACGAGTTCAGCGACCACTTCCAATTCTTGATTGCAACCCACGACGAGACGTGGGTCAACCAGCTCGTGAATACAAGTGTCGTTGATGATAGGGAAGTGATCAAATTCGCTGAGTGGACGCCAGACCGTGGGCCAGTTCTCGAGGTGAAATAAGTCCAATCAGATCATAGTCTAACGACTAACAGTGAACCGAACTGTTCAACCGATAAGATCATATACGTCAGAAATATTCTTCCAATATGATTCAAAGAGGGCTAATAGATGCTTTGGATAGCACTCATTTGTTGGATACAGAAGAGAGGATATTCCTGAAAGGTAAGGTGATCCAGCATGCAAATTGAGGACACCCGAGCAATCTGTACTACACTTTTTGCTGGATCCATTGTCCTCGCCAATGTACTAGCAGCAAAATTGACGTGGGTCGAATTACCTGTTATCGGTGGCGTTGCCGTTCCAGCAGGGTTTGTTGCGTTCGGTGTCGCCTATCTCGCGTCAGACTTGCTTGTTGAGTACCACGGACGCGAGTATGCGGCATCAGTCGTCAACGGAACTGTAGCCACGCTTGTTGTAGCGTACGCGCTAGTCTTCGTGGCGATCTGGATGCCGACAGCGCCCTTCTATGATGGAGAAGCAGCGTTCGTAGCTACGCTTGGTGATTCGGCGTCGATTATCCTAGCATCTGTCGTAGCGTTGGCAATCGCTCAACACCTTGATGTCAGACTTTTTTCGAAACTCAAGTCTCGAACAGGTGGTCGACATCGGTGGATACGCAACTGTGGGTCGACCGCCACCAGTCAGGGTGTCGATACGGTCGTGTTCATCACACTCGGGTTCGCGATCTTCCCAACTATCGGTCTCGGCGGTGACCCAACGTGGGGGTGGTCGTTGATATCGATCGTCATCGGCCAGTATTTGGTCAAACTACTGGTTGCACTCGTTGATACCGTGCCGTTCTACGCGGTGACGGAAGTCGTTGAGCAGAGGGCGTGAAACCTCGATGCGACCGCCCGTAGTGAGTCCGTGGAGACCGCTCTTGCCCGGTACCGACGGGTTGAACTGGCCGCTACGAACGAGGAGCGCGACCTCGAGACCCTCGTCTCGTTGCACAATCGGCTGTTGGTCGACCTCGGACTTGTCGACGCCGAGCAAGAATCGGAGACTGGCCCGGTCTCGGAGGTCGGCGCGCTCGTCCTATGCGGTGAGGATCCTCAAACCCTCCTGGAGACCCTCGCCGTCGCTAAGTGGCGGAGCGCCCGCCGTCTCCTCCGGGAATGCCTGGCAATCGACGGGGAACTTCCCAGAGAGGAGTACAACGGCCTACTCCGCGACGACTGGGAAAAAAACGTCCTGACTCCCCTGCTCGGATCGTTCGGGCTCCTGACCGCGTATCCGACCGGCGTCGACGTTACCGAGTCGGCCGCACAGGCGGCCATGGACGCATACGATGCGACCTCGACGGACGTCGCAAGGGCGTCGCTCTACTGCCGCGTGCTCTCGTCAACGATGAGCCTCGACGACTCGACTGGGGCGGACGTCACAAGTGAACTACTAGGTATCGAACCGGGCAGCGAGGTCGTTCCCGCAAACGCGATCGGGACGCTCGGAGAGGACTTTCCGCGAGCGATCGACCACGAAGCGGTCCTCGAGGCAGCGAGCGAGATCCGGGTGGAGTACGAGCAGGCGTCCCAAAGATATCGCCGCCTGGCCACCGGTGACGTCTCGGTGCCCGAGCGAGCCGATAAGGTCCTTCGCGTTACGTCCGAGGACGTCGATCCTTCTGATATCGCGTCGGTCGATGAGATCTTGAATCTGGTCGCGACGGTTATCGATGGCGATCTCGGTCGAATCGAAATGGACTATGTCACTGACGCCCTCAACGCCGAGCCCTACGATTGCTTCCAAGTACTGAACAACGTGCCCGGACTCGAATGCGATCTTGCAGACGAGACCGTCGAGGTGGTGCGCGTCCCGTCCGATGTCGCCGGGACAAGCCGCCTCGACGAGTACGTCGAGTACTTGCTTGATCAACACGCGATCGTCTCTCAGCGGATCGAAGCTCTCTCGCATCCCGAGTTCGAACTCGAGGGGAACCACGCCGACGCGAACCTCGTGGATCGCCTCGATCGTCTCCAGGATCGTCAGGTCGCGCCAACGTACTTCGCGTACACGTTGATCGACCCCGAGTCGCTCGGCGAAGAGGCGATGGACGACTACGTCGGCGACTCCCGGGGCCTCCGCCGCGAGCGCGCCCTCCTCCAACGGTGGCATGAGGACCTGCCGAGCGGCCTTCGGTCGTACACGGCGATGACCGACCGCCTATTCAGCCTCGGGCTAGAGGAAGAACTGGATCACCGTGTCCTCCGGATCATGACGCCGTTCGACGATGACACGTTCAGCGAGTACGCCGCGCAACTGCGGCGCCTCCTGGAACGTGGCTTCGAACTCCGCCTGCTCACTCGTCACACGAAAGAGCCCTGGGAGTGGCGCCGTCTTCGGGACAACCTGCTCGCACAACTCGAATCGAACCGCA
Proteins encoded:
- a CDS encoding AAA family ATPase, which translates into the protein MTIQLESLTIRAFRGVREEEQFEFNGKNAVIAGPNGSGKSTVLQAIEFLLTGQIAALRGSGTGGIKTTEHIPNQYANPDETAVEGTFTVEGEDSFRIVREFTNRSQMQAEDRPEAFTELVTAANQGLLNLSRDELLELVITTPGDRKDQIYHLMNTEGLDERRRQLKRLAKNADRQASTNKTRYEDNLQQIQKIVGDGVVTSIDDDSELRPAALCEAVNVRRERVGGDPIESIDAVESFEEGLTSPLDQASNPLQRDDVRRQLTQLEDWVDDGQTEVAEALDNIRQEIRALSADEDALTALAERSLVDQGRKLVDTTTRECPLCEQPWDKGELQAHLENRADRLERIEGRIETIDELAENADRKLNSITGTIDRLVEALSTDEVDIDLRPLAQYQEQLEAIVQAVDTDLTDDPKAVDLDNLSLPKADQTNVPETLTELRDTAAALPERSTIETMWGELQTLDKTHKRLQTASIEQTRYARAANGFEIAHEEFLKARDDVLSDIFETISDRFASFYQAVNPDESAFNPTIGQTDTGVEFSVEFFDTGDHPPNALHSEGHQDLMGVCLFLALASELSPLERTPVLLDDVVMSVDEGHREQFAKVLQDEFSDHFQFLIATHDETWVNQLVNTSVVDDREVIKFAEWTPDRGPVLEVK
- a CDS encoding queuosine precursor transporter, whose amino-acid sequence is MQIEDTRAICTTLFAGSIVLANVLAAKLTWVELPVIGGVAVPAGFVAFGVAYLASDLLVEYHGREYAASVVNGTVATLVVAYALVFVAIWMPTAPFYDGEAAFVATLGDSASIILASVVALAIAQHLDVRLFSKLKSRTGGRHRWIRNCGSTATSQGVDTVVFITLGFAIFPTIGLGGDPTWGWSLISIVIGQYLVKLLVALVDTVPFYAVTEVVEQRA
- a CDS encoding HalOD1 output domain-containing protein, whose translation is MSDRNLLLEIVTALEEQGLGRDEYQLQRVVDVEALEQLVNSARADLEVKFSVGEFRLCVTQSDVQVLESP
- a CDS encoding phospholipase D-like domain-containing protein gives rise to the protein METALARYRRVELAATNEERDLETLVSLHNRLLVDLGLVDAEQESETGPVSEVGALVLCGEDPQTLLETLAVAKWRSARRLLRECLAIDGELPREEYNGLLRDDWEKNVLTPLLGSFGLLTAYPTGVDVTESAAQAAMDAYDATSTDVARASLYCRVLSSTMSLDDSTGADVTSELLGIEPGSEVVPANAIGTLGEDFPRAIDHEAVLEAASEIRVEYEQASQRYRRLATGDVSVPERADKVLRVTSEDVDPSDIASVDEILNLVATVIDGDLGRIEMDYVTDALNAEPYDCFQVLNNVPGLECDLADETVEVVRVPSDVAGTSRLDEYVEYLLDQHAIVSQRIEALSHPEFELEGNHADANLVDRLDRLQDRQVAPTYFAYTLIDPESLGEEAMDDYVGDSRGLRRERALLQRWHEDLPSGLRSYTAMTDRLFSLGLEEELDHRVLRIMTPFDDDTFSEYAAQLRRLLERGFELRLLTRHTKEPWEWRRLRDNLLAQLESNRKNVHIRTYSRFKTHQRVTRDTDLSDLSELGIHGKLHVIGAPDEGAALLGSANFMENSYHWNPECGVYTEQSAFVDSATEFFDVVWDIAGADQLSLERLQEIPERRFIPSYYS